From the genome of Xyrauchen texanus isolate HMW12.3.18 chromosome 22, RBS_HiC_50CHRs, whole genome shotgun sequence, one region includes:
- the LOC127662278 gene encoding zona pellucida sperm-binding protein 3-like: MELSQGAIVVLVCAVFGLCSAWNNLGQFKDPKSDLASSFRGPVSSTAGLWNPQQIAAPYQGALSGDSRGLVQEPLGVQSKQLMQGPVKPLDWRYPVVPEVLSDLAVDFQLRQPITPSSVAVQCGERAVLIEAKRDLFGNGLLIQPSGLTLGGCSAVGEDSESKVLIFEYELQDCNSVLMMTEDALVYTFALTYTPEPYVGTPIHRANSANIGIQCHYSRFHNVSSNVLMPAWVPFASMASGEEVLVFSLKLMTDDWSFQRPSNLYFLGDLLHFEASVILFNHVPLRVLVDSCVATPLPDVQAQPRYSFIENHGCFMDGKSTGSNSYFLPQSRTDKLQFQLEAFLFQQGDNPSIYITCVLKATLASTPTDAQRKSCSFYSNGWFAADGNDQVCGCCDSTCGSDSLSAPAGYGGPQWEGKATFGPIVVQRQQKTGFQ; the protein is encoded by the exons ATGGAGCTCAGTCAAGGTGCAATTGTGGTTCTTGTGTGTGCTGTTTTTGGTCTGTGCAGTGCATGGAACAATTTGGGACAATTTAAAGATCCCAAATCAGACCTGGCGTCTTCATTCAGAGGTCCTGTTTCTTCAACTGCTGGTCTTTGGAATCCTCAACAGATAGCTGCTCCATATCAGGGTGCTTTGAGTGGTGATTCCAGAGGACTTGTGCAAGAGCCTCTTGGTGTTCAGTCCAAGCAGCTAATGCAAGGTCCAGTGAAGCCATTGGACTGGAGATATCCTGTTGTTCCTGAAGTACTGAGTGATTTGGCAGTGGATTTTCAGTTGAGGCAGCCTATTACTCCTAGCAGTGTAGCTGTTCAATGTGGAGAGCGAGCGGTACTGATAGAAGCAAAGCGAGACTTGTTTGGTAACGGTCTCTTGATCCAGCCATCTGGCCTTACTTTGGGAGGATGTTCTGCAGTTGGTGAGGACTCTGAATCTAAGGTTCTCATCTTTGAATATGAGCTACAGGACTGCAACAGTGTGCTGATG ATGACTGAAGATGCGCTTGTCTACACCTTTGCCCTTACTTACACCCCTGAGCCATATGTTGGAACTCCAATTCACAGGGCTAATAGTGCCAACATTGGCATTCAGTGCCATTATTCAAG GTTTCACAATGTGAGCAGCAATGTCTTGATGCCAGCATGGGTCCCTTTTGCTTCCATGGCGTCTGGGGAAGAAGTCTTGGTTTTCTCCTTGAAGCTCATGACTG ATGACTGGTCCTTCCAGAGGCCTTCCAACTTGTACTTCCTGGGTGACCTTCTTCATTTTGAAGCCTCTGTGATTTTGTTCAATCATGTTCCTCTACGTGTTCTTGTGGACAGTTGTGTGGCCACTCCATTGCCTGATGTGCAAGCTCAGCCGAGATATTCCTTCATTGAGAATCATGG GTGCTTCATGGATGGCAAGTCTACAGGTTCCAATTCCTACTTCCTGCCTCAATCTCGGACTGACAAATTACAGTTCCAGCTCGAGGCATTCCTGTTCCAGCAGGGAGACAATCCCTCT ATCTACATCACATGCGTTCTGAAGGCCACTCTTGCCTCCACCCCCACTGATGCCCAGCGCAAGTCTTGTTCCTTCTATTCCAATGG GTGGTTTGCTGCTGATGGCAATGACCAAGTTTGTGGCTGTTGTGACTCCACGTGTGGATCAGACAGTTTAAGTGCCCCTGCTGGCTATGGAG GTCCTCAGTGGGAAGGAAAGGCCACCTTTGGTCCCATCGTGGTTCAACGGCAGCAGAAGACTGGTTTTCAATAA